From Elusimicrobiota bacterium, the proteins below share one genomic window:
- a CDS encoding prolipoprotein diacylglyceryl transferase has translation MTAVIDPTGRVANMAPWFEQSVIVHRVPLLSGQTVYTKLGNWFAGGCCWGAPTESPLGVVYTNALCSVPVHLRGIPLHPVQLYESAGAFILFLILNSVKDKYKGQIFGFYMIGYGILRFCIEFFRPESTLKGPNLPGLSFTQTIILFLLIPAGVWLIAKVRQGKIKVDVQEPVSNLV, from the coding sequence ATGACGGCGGTGATTGATCCGACGGGACGCGTTGCAAACATGGCCCCCTGGTTTGAACAAAGCGTGATCGTCCACCGCGTGCCGTTGTTGTCGGGGCAAACGGTGTACACAAAGCTGGGGAATTGGTTTGCGGGGGGGTGTTGCTGGGGGGCTCCGACGGAGTCGCCGCTCGGCGTTGTTTATACAAATGCCTTATGTTCCGTTCCGGTTCATTTGAGGGGAATCCCGCTTCATCCCGTGCAGCTTTATGAATCAGCGGGAGCGTTTATTCTTTTTTTAATCCTAAACAGCGTCAAGGATAAATATAAAGGCCAGATTTTTGGTTTCTATATGATCGGTTACGGGATTCTAAGGTTTTGCATTGAATTTTTCAGGCCTGAGAGCACCCTCAAGGGTCCGAATCTTCCGGGATTGTCGTTCACTCAAACAATCATTCTGTTTTTGTTGATTCCCGCCGGAGTTTGGCTGATTGCGAAAGTGCGCCAGGGCAAAATCAAAGTTGACGTTCAAGAGCCTGTGTCGAATTTAGTTTAA